A window of Lepidochelys kempii isolate rLepKem1 chromosome 1, rLepKem1.hap2, whole genome shotgun sequence contains these coding sequences:
- the LOC140916794 gene encoding olfactory receptor 52P1-like has protein sequence MAAFNLSPSAPSTFILAGISGLEAAHMWISIPFSVFYIVCLLGNCMVLFVVGKEQTLHKPMYLLLCMLALTDIATSTSVVPKALCIFWSNLRGITVGGCLTQMFFLHAVSVMQSAILVTMAFDRYIAICKPLRYTTILTNARIAKLGLLGLIRTVLFVLPLPLLLSRQPFCANHIIPHTYCEHMAVAKMSCGDITVNRTYGLVVTFIVLGLDLWLVVFSYSLITRAILRISSKKAHRKALNTCTAHICVMLMSCTFFLFSTVTHRFGQGIAPHVHIILANLHFLVPPMLNPIIYGVKTKELRDKVSKYTCRR, from the coding sequence ATGGCAGCTTTCAacctctccccctctgccccttcaACATTCATCCTTGCCGGCATCTCTGGCCTGGAAGCTGCTCACATGTGGATATCCATTCCTTTCTCTGTGTTCTACATTGTCTGCCTGTTGGGAAATTGCATGGTTCTGTTTGTTGTAGGCAAAGAGCAGACCCTGCACAAGCCGATGTACCTGCTGCTCTGCATGTTGGCGCTTACAGACATTGCCACGTCTACCTCAGTCGTGCCGAAAGCCCTGTGTATATTTTGGTCCAATTTGAGAGGCATTACTGTGGgtggctgcctcacccagatgttcttcCTTCATGCAGTTTCTGTTATGCAGTCAGCCATCCTCGTGACAATGGCCTTCGATCGCTACATTGCCATATGTAAACCTCTGAGATACACCACCATCCTCACCAACGCACGGATAGCTAAGCTCGGGCTTTTGGGTTTGATAAGAACTGTTCTCTtcgtcctgcccctgcccctgctcctgagcaggcAGCCGTTCTGTGCCAACCACATTATCCCCCATACCTACTGCGAGCACATGGCTGTGGCAAAGATGTCCTGTGGGGATATCACAGTCAACAGGACGTATGGCTTGGTGGTCACATTTATAGTCTTAGGGTTAGACCTGTGGCTCGTTGTCTTCTCATATAGTCTGATCACCAGAGCCATCCTCAGAATCTCCTCCAAGAAAGCTCATCGGAAAGCACTCAACACCTGCACAGCCCACATCTGTGTCATGCTGATGTCTTGTactttcttcctcttctccacTGTAACACACCGCTTCGGTCAGGGCATTGCTCCCCACGTTCACATCATCTTAGCCAACCTCCACTTCCTTGTCCCCCCCATGCTCAACCCAATCATTTATGGGGTCAAAACCAAAGAGCTTCGTGACAAAGTGAGCAAATACACCTGcagaagatga